The Hevea brasiliensis isolate MT/VB/25A 57/8 chromosome 9, ASM3005281v1, whole genome shotgun sequence nucleotide sequence TCTATTTTATGGTTTGTGTTTGAGGCAACAATGGCTCAGAGAGCATCTCCGAGTCCTAAAACTAATGCTATTTGTTGCTTTCTGGTGACTCAATTGAGAGACTGTAAGCTCCGCCATCCATCTACTTCAAAGTCTGCAGTGATAGATCCTAACTTCAATCTTCGGGAGCTTGAGGCGATGCCATTGGAATTGGGGTTCTACTTGATTTGGTTGTCCTTAGCTACGTACGGCTTCTCATGGTAGTTCTCTCTTTGGTTTTCTTGTTCCTAATGGTTATTCCAGTGGCCATGGGGTTAGGTTCTCTTGGCAACGTAAGATCTGTTTGTTATTGAGTTTCATAATTCGAAATTATTTTCTTGAATAAAAGCATTATTTTAGAGATCATTGAGAAAATTAGTTtataaaaaagttattttattattatagtatttttattttaaaatttattaaatttaatttttaattattttttaatactatctgattagtatatttaaaaagaTAATTTTCTCAACAGCCACCAGCAATATCAAATAGACTCGTAGATGGCATAGTGAAGAAGTAATGTTGGCTATCGATGTTAAGATTGTGAACCATGGGCCTAGCCTTTGGGCTTTATTTTGTAATTGCCCATTAAACACTTTTTAATGGAAATTACCTTTTATCTTTGAATATATATAAGTTCTTAAATTTACATTGCAcgataattcaatttttatttatttatttttacactGGATATTGTTTAATGAATACTTGTTTGTACCAGAATGATCCTTCCCAGAAGATTTGTTCTATCTAATTAACTAGAAGTTTCTTTTTTCTAATATAATTGAGCTTAATTTGCTCACATAGTACAATAAATTACAGAATTTTAAtctattttatatattttctttgttttatcatttattattcattttatatatttatttatttgatttctgtAATTATATTTATCTTGTATAACACTCTTTGATTAGATTTAGAATGCAAAAACAATGCCGTACTAAGAAGTAAGCAAGAAAAAGAATCTTATTCAATCACTGCATCACAAAAACTCTCCTCTCAATTTGAAGGAAAGATCAAGAAACAGCCCTTAATTAAAGAGCATACAATaccaattgaaataaataataataataataataataataaatagtctttcaattcaattgtttgatccaaCTTTGTCCTTGACAGCATCAGCAGCCTCCTGTGCCTTGGCCATCATTTGATTACCAGACTGCAATTAATTCAAGTTCATGTATAAAATCAGATACCACCATAAAAAAATACAACTTTAGTTTCTGAAATATCTTCTCGTGCATGTCTGGGATTTTTTTCTCCCTTTTGAATAATAATAGTTTTTCgtataaaaagaagaaaagaaagaaattgcAAGTATTGAACCTCTTGGCACGATTCCTTGGCAGACTGGACAGTATTGCTGGCCTTGTCCAACGTCTGGTTTGCCTTTTCCTGAAAATTAAGAAACATAATTAAACCTGTACATTAACATTTATCATGCTGTTCCTCAAAGAGATATACCTGAGTTTGGCCCTTGGCCTGGCCGGCCTGGAAGCTAGCATCCTGAGATTGGTTCATCTTCTTATTTCTTTTGGAACTCAAAAACTAGTATAATTCTTTGGCTGATCAAATAAATAATCTTCAACTTCAGTGATGCAAATCTTGTGTTTTCCAGGAGATTTTATAGTTGTTTGCATTCCATCCATTGCTTGACACGTAAAATGATAATTTTGGAATGTGTTTGTGCGGTTGGAAGAAGTTGAAGCATTGTAGCCTTGGAACGAGGACAACTCTTGACAAGATTAGTAATTCAAATCAAGGTTTCTCGCATTTAATTTTACAGC carries:
- the LOC110671627 gene encoding late embryogenesis abundant protein 2, which translates into the protein MNQSQDASFQAGQAKGQTQEKANQTLDKASNTVQSAKESCQESGNQMMAKAQEAADAVKDKVGSNN